From Methylopila sp. M107, a single genomic window includes:
- a CDS encoding DUF192 domain-containing protein, translating into MSLFRIAGLALVALLALAAPATSVELSKLTFETSSGPRVFQIEIADTAEQRQVGLMYRRSMADDHGMLFDFGRAEEISMWMQNTYISLDMVFVGGDGRVTRIAEKTEPLSTRVISSGAPARYVVELVAGAARRIGLKPGDKVVHPRVGA; encoded by the coding sequence ATGTCGCTGTTCCGTATTGCAGGTCTCGCCTTAGTCGCGCTCCTGGCGCTCGCCGCGCCGGCGACGTCGGTCGAGCTGTCGAAGCTGACGTTCGAGACGTCGTCGGGCCCTCGCGTCTTCCAGATCGAGATCGCCGATACGGCCGAACAGCGCCAAGTCGGCCTGATGTATCGTCGGTCGATGGCCGACGATCACGGCATGTTGTTCGATTTCGGACGCGCCGAAGAAATCTCGATGTGGATGCAGAACACCTACATCTCGCTCGACATGGTGTTCGTCGGCGGCGACGGCCGGGTGACGCGCATCGCCGAGAAGACCGAGCCGCTCTCGACCCGCGTCATCTCCTCGGGAGCCCCCGCGCGCTACGTGGTCGAGCTCGTCGCGGGCGCGGCGCGGCGCATCGGGCTGAAGCCTGGCGACAAAGTGGTCCATCCGCGCGTCGGCGCGTAA
- a CDS encoding DUF2177 family protein yields the protein MKAYLIGYAATAAAFLVGDAIWLGVVAREFYRGQLGDLMAPNPNVWAAAAFYLIYVAGVVYFVVQPALASGSWATALVSGALFGFVAYATYDLTNLAVTRGFPAPMAFVDMAWGAALTACAGTLGYLAARAAS from the coding sequence ATGAAAGCCTACCTGATCGGCTACGCCGCGACCGCGGCGGCGTTCCTCGTCGGCGACGCGATTTGGCTCGGCGTCGTGGCGCGCGAGTTCTATCGCGGGCAGCTCGGCGATCTGATGGCCCCGAACCCCAACGTCTGGGCGGCCGCGGCCTTCTACCTGATCTACGTCGCGGGCGTGGTCTACTTCGTCGTGCAGCCGGCGCTCGCGTCCGGATCCTGGGCGACGGCGCTGGTCTCGGGCGCGCTGTTCGGCTTCGTCGCCTACGCGACCTACGACCTCACCAATCTCGCGGTGACGCGCGGCTTTCCGGCCCCGATGGCGTTCGTGGACATGGCCTGGGGCGCGGCCCTGACGGCCTGCGCCGGAACGCTCGGCTATCTCGCGGCGCGCGCGGCGTCCTGA
- a CDS encoding ricin-type beta-trefoil lectin domain protein encodes MRRTMQVDRTQKGRSRLFSFSRFFLALVVATVLGGAATTPAEAGSYWKLTYKRGGYTWSFCSSTVMNIVAHQDDDLIFFGGAQIQDIAAGKCVVTVFLTAGDAGSDASYWLAREGGASAAHQSMARITRNRSTIDGYVTLNGRKIAARQLSENRRVVMLFLRLPDGNITGQGLPFGDDSLMKLYDGTIPSIGTVSDATIDGLADTASYTKATLTNSLVALMKAFNVSTIRTQNYLDAPIDGSSVDHSDHTVTAKFTQAAATAYAASIRKNVSSILVGYRGYDTYLLRQNLTGNLLDLKLAAFDAYARFDHGVCTDSIDCTAYYEDPGSLTGYPRWLRREYPVTTAKTPFDNATVRGFGGKCLEVRNASSADGAVVQMNECTTNKLSQRWVYNTTTKLLVSAQTGKCARASGTGVVVRTCASGEDPQQRWEYNEDSELKSMATSACVNVPSNTPVNNVAVNLVTCKYDVRQWFGYERPANQAVSHKVVSDFGGLCLNMEPGSNPAVTIRTCTSANLAQQWYFTPGKLLRNRQTGLCATAAANSADDGIAMVGKTCTFDDTQKWNFNVYERSIVSVGGGAINDRCLDLRGPSNDQGTQVQTKACVSSGPRPEQLWKIDGNETLPVDAKN; translated from the coding sequence TTGAGGCGCACCATGCAGGTCGACAGAACACAAAAAGGCCGATCCCGGCTCTTCAGCTTCTCGAGGTTCTTCCTCGCGCTCGTCGTCGCGACCGTTCTCGGCGGCGCTGCGACGACGCCCGCCGAGGCCGGGAGCTACTGGAAACTCACATACAAAAGGGGCGGCTACACCTGGTCGTTCTGCTCATCGACGGTGATGAACATCGTCGCCCATCAGGACGACGACCTGATCTTCTTCGGCGGCGCGCAGATCCAGGACATCGCCGCCGGCAAGTGCGTCGTCACCGTCTTCCTCACCGCCGGCGACGCCGGTTCGGACGCGAGCTACTGGCTTGCGCGCGAGGGCGGCGCTTCGGCGGCCCACCAGAGCATGGCGCGGATCACCCGCAACAGGTCGACCATCGACGGCTATGTGACGCTGAACGGCCGCAAGATCGCGGCGCGCCAGCTCTCCGAGAACCGGCGCGTCGTGATGCTGTTCCTCCGCCTGCCGGACGGCAACATCACCGGGCAGGGCCTTCCTTTTGGCGACGACAGCCTGATGAAGCTCTACGACGGCACGATTCCGAGCATCGGCACGGTCTCCGACGCGACGATCGACGGCCTCGCGGACACCGCCAGCTACACCAAGGCGACGCTGACCAACTCGCTCGTCGCGTTGATGAAGGCCTTCAACGTCTCGACCATTCGCACCCAGAACTATCTGGATGCGCCGATCGACGGCAGCTCCGTCGACCATTCGGACCACACCGTGACGGCGAAGTTCACCCAGGCGGCCGCGACGGCCTATGCTGCGTCGATCCGCAAGAACGTCTCGAGCATTCTGGTCGGGTATCGCGGCTACGACACCTATCTGCTCCGGCAGAACCTGACCGGCAATCTGCTCGACCTCAAGCTCGCGGCCTTCGACGCCTACGCCAGGTTCGACCACGGCGTCTGCACCGACTCGATCGACTGCACGGCCTATTACGAGGATCCAGGCAGCCTCACCGGCTATCCGCGCTGGCTGCGCCGCGAGTATCCCGTGACCACTGCCAAGACACCGTTCGACAATGCGACGGTGCGCGGCTTCGGCGGCAAGTGTCTCGAAGTGCGCAACGCCTCGTCCGCCGACGGCGCCGTCGTCCAGATGAACGAGTGCACCACGAACAAGCTGTCGCAGCGCTGGGTATACAATACGACGACCAAGCTGCTGGTCTCGGCCCAGACCGGCAAATGCGCGCGCGCGTCCGGAACCGGCGTCGTCGTCCGGACCTGCGCGTCGGGCGAGGACCCGCAGCAGCGCTGGGAGTACAACGAGGACAGCGAGCTGAAGAGCATGGCGACCAGCGCCTGCGTGAACGTGCCGAGCAACACGCCGGTGAACAACGTGGCCGTGAACCTCGTCACCTGCAAATACGACGTCCGCCAGTGGTTCGGTTATGAACGGCCGGCCAATCAGGCCGTGTCGCACAAGGTCGTCTCGGACTTCGGCGGCCTGTGCCTGAACATGGAGCCGGGCTCCAATCCGGCCGTCACTATACGGACTTGCACGTCCGCGAACCTCGCCCAGCAATGGTACTTCACGCCGGGCAAGCTGCTGCGGAACCGGCAGACAGGCCTCTGCGCCACCGCCGCGGCCAACAGCGCCGACGACGGGATCGCGATGGTCGGCAAGACATGCACGTTCGACGACACGCAGAAATGGAACTTCAACGTCTATGAGCGCTCGATCGTCAGCGTCGGCGGCGGGGCGATCAATGACCGCTGCCTGGACCTGCGCGGCCCGTCGAACGACCAGGGCACGCAGGTGCAGACCAAGGCCTGCGTCTCCAGCGGGCCGCGTCCGGAACAGCTCTGGAAGATCGACGGCAACGAGACGCTGCCGGTCGACGCCAAGAACTGA
- a CDS encoding BrnA antitoxin family protein — translation MARRPSDPRAAAEAAFKPARPVAPPLPPRSTAAPGAREQVTLRIDSDVLELFQEDGAGWQDRINAALRETVRAQLAARSGDGAIRVDELSGENDDGAG, via the coding sequence ATGGCGCGACGCCCGAGCGATCCCAGAGCCGCAGCCGAAGCCGCCTTCAAGCCGGCCCGGCCTGTGGCGCCGCCCCTGCCTCCCCGTTCGACCGCCGCCCCCGGCGCGCGCGAGCAGGTGACGCTGCGGATCGACTCCGACGTGCTCGAGCTCTTCCAGGAAGACGGCGCAGGCTGGCAGGACCGCATCAACGCCGCGCTGCGCGAGACCGTCCGCGCGCAGCTCGCGGCGCGTTCGGGGGACGGCGCCATTCGCGTCGACGAGCTCAGCGGCGAAAACGACGACGGCGCAGGCTGA
- a CDS encoding ETC complex I subunit — protein MTARIFKPARNAMQSGTAKTKRWVLEHDLAEARRVEPLMGWTSSADTRQQVRLFFATKEEAVDYATREGLAYRVDEPKTKSLRTASYSDNFRNGAPEPWTH, from the coding sequence ATGACCGCGCGGATCTTCAAGCCGGCCCGCAACGCGATGCAGTCGGGCACCGCGAAGACGAAGAGGTGGGTGCTCGAGCACGACCTCGCCGAAGCCCGCCGGGTGGAGCCGCTGATGGGCTGGACCTCGTCCGCCGACACGAGGCAGCAGGTCCGGCTGTTCTTCGCCACCAAGGAGGAGGCGGTCGACTATGCGACGCGCGAAGGCTTAGCGTATCGCGTCGACGAGCCGAAGACGAAGTCGCTCCGCACGGCCTCCTACTCCGACAATTTCCGCAACGGCGCGCCCGAGCCCTGGACGCACTAG
- a CDS encoding phage Gp37/Gp68 family protein has translation MSDKSKIEWTDATWNPVRASRFIPLPGAPEESDIGEARMGWHCQKVSPGCANCYAEPMNRRLGTGLDYKPGRRSEIDIVVADRALAQPFAWRRPRMIFVGSMTDLFADFVTDAMLDRIFAVMALTPRHTYQLLTKRPERMRNYVTGILGPRATTWWNATVPHPTGLSPLYDLIDVGCLGRPLPNVWIGTSVEDQRRADERIPILLDTPAAVRWLSSEPLLGPVDLRRIDLRRSEIKGAYGLIDSLCRRHDGAYVGSPALLDWVVAGGESGPGARPMHPDWARSLRDQCAAAGVPFLFKQWGAWASVSEVEGTGPHHKFDDGATVRRVGKAAAGRLLDGVAHDAYPGLAG, from the coding sequence ATGAGCGACAAATCCAAGATCGAATGGACCGACGCGACCTGGAATCCGGTTCGCGCCTCGCGCTTCATCCCGCTGCCGGGCGCGCCGGAGGAGAGCGACATCGGCGAAGCCCGCATGGGGTGGCACTGCCAGAAGGTCTCGCCCGGCTGCGCCAACTGCTACGCCGAGCCGATGAACCGACGGCTTGGGACCGGGCTCGACTACAAGCCGGGCCGCAGGTCCGAGATCGACATCGTCGTCGCCGACAGGGCGCTCGCCCAGCCCTTCGCGTGGCGGCGCCCGCGCATGATCTTCGTTGGTTCGATGACGGACCTTTTCGCCGACTTCGTCACCGACGCCATGCTCGACCGCATCTTCGCCGTCATGGCGCTCACGCCGCGGCACACCTACCAACTGCTGACCAAGCGCCCGGAGCGCATGCGAAACTATGTGACGGGCATTCTTGGCCCCCGCGCCACAACCTGGTGGAACGCAACCGTCCCGCACCCGACCGGACTTTCGCCGCTCTACGACCTGATCGACGTCGGCTGTCTCGGCCGCCCGCTGCCGAACGTTTGGATCGGAACCAGCGTCGAGGACCAGCGCCGGGCTGACGAGCGCATCCCGATCCTGCTCGACACGCCGGCGGCGGTGCGCTGGCTCTCGTCCGAGCCGCTGCTTGGGCCAGTCGATCTACGTCGCATTGATCTACGTCGGAGCGAGATCAAGGGGGCATACGGGTTGATCGACAGCCTGTGCCGCCGACATGACGGCGCTTACGTCGGATCGCCCGCGCTTCTCGACTGGGTCGTTGCCGGTGGCGAAAGCGGCCCCGGCGCTCGGCCAATGCATCCGGATTGGGCGCGCAGCCTCCGCGACCAGTGTGCCGCCGCGGGCGTCCCCTTCCTGTTCAAGCAGTGGGGCGCTTGGGCCTCGGTCAGCGAGGTTGAGGGGACCGGACCGCATCACAAGTTCGACGACGGCGCCACGGTCCGCAGGGTTGGCAAGGCCGCCGCCGGCCGCCTGCTCGACGGCGTAGCGCATGACGCCTATCCCGGACTTGCAGGATGA
- a CDS encoding DUF2303 family protein, translating into MAHRTELPDDLPKTASAVEAIAKLAKLAQDAQQAQMLKIPTAGLGAGLPAEIPSLYEPRAQRLVSLRSTIEEFRLDPRAREGKATVLTLASFIDLLDRHKDEDSAIFAETRWPSPKITGVVDYHRLDHAPRHGRHTIVYEFPITEEMKAWQALNGKPMGQGEFAAFLEEHAAELSAPFDGERSEYEGLFKERFGTPSEIIALSRDLEVFVGSRVKRQERLSSGERTIEFVEEHSNASGEKITIPGIFMVSVPAFVDGVPVRIPARLRYRLAGGDIKWFYQLYRWEFWLREQVQKDLDQAGKETGLPTFEGVPEQVFRGG; encoded by the coding sequence ATGGCGCATCGCACCGAACTGCCCGACGATCTGCCAAAGACAGCATCCGCCGTCGAGGCGATCGCCAAGCTCGCCAAGCTCGCCCAGGACGCCCAGCAGGCGCAGATGCTGAAGATTCCAACCGCCGGGCTCGGCGCCGGCCTGCCGGCCGAGATCCCGTCCCTCTACGAGCCGCGCGCGCAGCGCCTTGTCTCGCTTCGCTCCACGATCGAAGAGTTCCGCCTCGACCCGCGCGCCCGCGAGGGCAAGGCGACCGTCCTGACGCTCGCCTCGTTCATCGACCTGCTCGACCGCCACAAGGATGAAGACAGCGCGATCTTCGCCGAGACCCGCTGGCCCTCGCCGAAAATCACCGGCGTCGTCGACTATCACAGGCTCGACCACGCGCCGCGGCACGGCCGGCACACGATCGTCTACGAGTTCCCGATCACCGAGGAGATGAAGGCCTGGCAGGCGCTCAACGGCAAGCCGATGGGCCAGGGGGAGTTCGCGGCCTTCCTCGAGGAGCACGCGGCCGAGCTCTCCGCGCCGTTCGACGGCGAGCGCTCGGAATATGAGGGCCTCTTCAAGGAGAGGTTCGGCACGCCGTCGGAGATCATCGCGCTCTCGCGCGACCTCGAGGTGTTCGTCGGCTCGCGCGTCAAGCGCCAGGAGCGGCTGTCGTCGGGCGAACGCACCATTGAGTTTGTCGAGGAGCACTCGAACGCCAGCGGCGAGAAGATCACCATTCCGGGCATCTTCATGGTCTCGGTTCCGGCCTTCGTAGACGGCGTTCCGGTGCGCATCCCGGCGCGGCTGCGCTACCGGCTCGCCGGCGGCGACATCAAGTGGTTCTACCAGCTCTACCGCTGGGAGTTCTGGCTGCGCGAGCAGGTCCAGAAGGACCTCGATCAGGCTGGAAAGGAGACCGGCCTGCCGACCTTCGAGGGCGTCCCCGAGCAGGTCTTCCGGGGCGGCTGA
- a CDS encoding dATP/dGTP pyrophosphohydrolase domain-containing protein, translated as MMTFDFVAHLKRQITFSKKTFGPGARTKGVSDHIRKELEEIGEDPLALDEWVDVILLACDGAWRAGYSAESIACALDAKLTKNEGRVWPDWCTADPDKAIEHDRSGEVAR; from the coding sequence ATGATGACGTTTGATTTCGTCGCGCATCTCAAGCGCCAGATCACGTTTTCCAAGAAGACATTCGGCCCCGGCGCGCGCACCAAAGGGGTGTCGGACCACATCCGCAAGGAATTGGAGGAGATCGGCGAGGATCCGCTGGCGCTGGATGAGTGGGTCGACGTCATCTTGCTTGCATGCGACGGCGCATGGCGCGCTGGCTACTCCGCCGAGTCCATCGCTTGTGCGCTCGACGCTAAGCTAACCAAGAACGAAGGGCGGGTTTGGCCGGACTGGTGTACAGCCGATCCGGACAAGGCGATCGAGCACGACCGCAGCGGCGAGGTGGCGCGATGA
- a CDS encoding XRE family transcriptional regulator has product MDAGLTFKHAFQMDTRTFGAVIRQARKAKNLTREDVADRFKVTVQAVGLWETDKAAPSSGKLHTLCKMLEIDPLAALAGEFKARPDQSLAEAEATEPVEIGPIRTGPIDVEVWGITVGGDDAEFYFNGNVINRVARPPGLRHAASVFALEIAGESMVPRFQAGELIYCQRVPPRPGDDAVIELHGDDANPAGKSFVKRFVKRSKGVIYCRQFNPPMEVEYDLADVKEVYRIIPLRELMGG; this is encoded by the coding sequence ATGGACGCAGGCCTGACTTTCAAGCATGCCTTTCAAATGGACACGCGCACTTTTGGAGCGGTTATCCGACAGGCACGGAAGGCGAAGAACCTCACGCGAGAGGACGTCGCCGACCGTTTCAAGGTTACCGTCCAAGCCGTCGGGCTGTGGGAAACGGACAAGGCTGCGCCCTCCAGCGGTAAGCTACACACTCTTTGCAAGATGCTGGAGATCGACCCACTGGCAGCGTTGGCCGGTGAATTTAAAGCCCGGCCAGATCAATCTTTGGCAGAGGCAGAAGCAACAGAACCGGTCGAGATCGGCCCGATCCGCACGGGACCAATCGACGTCGAGGTCTGGGGTATTACCGTCGGCGGCGACGACGCCGAATTCTATTTCAACGGCAACGTGATCAACCGTGTTGCGCGCCCACCAGGTCTTCGGCACGCCGCCAGCGTGTTCGCGCTCGAGATAGCCGGCGAAAGCATGGTTCCGCGCTTTCAGGCGGGAGAATTGATTTACTGTCAGCGCGTTCCGCCACGCCCAGGCGATGACGCAGTGATCGAATTACACGGCGACGATGCGAACCCGGCCGGCAAAAGCTTCGTGAAGCGCTTCGTAAAGCGGTCCAAAGGAGTGATCTACTGCCGCCAGTTTAATCCGCCGATGGAAGTCGAATACGACCTCGCCGACGTCAAAGAAGTTTACCGCATCATCCCGTTGCGCGAACTGATGGGCGGCTGA
- a CDS encoding Cro/CI family transcriptional regulator — translation MFSKARRAFNCGMTNQDALSPLQQAIETLGGPSAAARFLNITPQAVGQWRRAPAERVLEIERVSGVPRHELRPDLYPSPEAAA, via the coding sequence TTGTTTTCAAAAGCAAGGCGTGCTTTCAATTGCGGCATGACAAACCAAGACGCCCTCAGCCCGCTCCAGCAGGCGATCGAAACGCTAGGCGGACCGAGCGCCGCCGCGCGGTTTCTCAACATCACACCGCAGGCGGTTGGCCAGTGGCGCCGAGCTCCGGCTGAGCGCGTGCTCGAAATCGAGCGCGTTTCTGGTGTGCCGCGGCACGAGCTGCGCCCGGATCTGTATCCGTCTCCTGAGGCCGCGGCGTGA
- a CDS encoding phage regulatory CII family protein, with product MTIARQLSRNEYDALKAATKRLITLVGGLEAAARITRVGHQQLSRYQSREHADQFMPIDIVADLEAEAGEAVVTKVLADLANCNVTSRDEGETEPLGRHLARIAKENADLVAALAIAMSDGKLDDTERATLRAELHAAMDALNRLFGALDGEGAT from the coding sequence ATGACGATCGCGCGGCAGCTTTCGCGGAACGAGTACGACGCGCTCAAGGCCGCGACAAAGCGACTGATCACGCTCGTCGGCGGGCTCGAGGCGGCGGCGCGGATCACCCGCGTCGGCCATCAGCAGCTCTCGCGCTACCAGTCGCGTGAGCACGCCGACCAGTTCATGCCGATCGACATCGTCGCCGACCTCGAGGCCGAGGCCGGCGAAGCCGTAGTCACCAAGGTTCTGGCCGATCTCGCCAACTGCAACGTGACGTCGCGCGACGAAGGCGAGACCGAACCGCTCGGCCGGCATCTTGCGCGCATCGCCAAGGAAAACGCCGATCTCGTCGCGGCGCTCGCGATCGCGATGTCCGATGGCAAGCTCGACGACACGGAGCGCGCGACTCTCCGCGCCGAACTTCACGCGGCGATGGACGCGCTGAACCGCCTGTTCGGCGCGCTCGACGGCGAGGGCGCGACGTGA
- a CDS encoding DNA cytosine methyltransferase, with the protein MGKLFDFKDRDADRPELIVDSFAGGGGASTGIEMALGRSPDYAINHDAVALSLHAANHPSTIHLSQNIFKVDPIDVVGRRPVGLLWASPDCKHFSKAKGGAPVQRNIRDLAWVVVKWAERAKPRVIILENVEEFRGWGPLVEHEDGRLSPCPERKGETFDKWVRALKGLGYRVEHRELRACDYGAPTIRKRLFVIARRDRRPIVWPEPSHGRPTDPDVVAGRKLPWRTAAEIIDWSLPCPSIFDTAAEIFAKHGLRAVRPLKPATMARIAKGVFRYVINAPKPFIVPVTHPHDSRVNGVDEPLRTQTAANRGEHALVAPVIAYGQQGGAVRDPQDPLHTVTASRKDTDAIVAPFVTKFREGSTGHRADEPLHTITANSYVDRPGGASPLGVVAPVLVGCGGRAGQSPARSGDAPVGTLTAKADGCVVAPFLTPRYGERPGQEPRTHSIEDLSATVVPDGNGATLVAPHLMTMRSAQKPHNAADEPVHTLTAGGAHVFEVAAFLAQHNTGVVGHPVDKPLSTVTAGGHTGMTQQALVSAGLVNMKGSERRGADVEAPAPTACAQGNHAAEVRAFLVAYYGNEKEGQSCDDPMRTVTTKDRLGLVTVGGVVHQIVDIGMRMLTPRERFNAQGFPPGYRIDADADGKRLTLEAQGRMVGNSVCPPLARALVAANCADLAVLREAAE; encoded by the coding sequence ATGGGAAAACTCTTCGATTTCAAAGACCGCGACGCGGACAGGCCCGAGCTGATCGTCGATAGCTTCGCGGGCGGCGGCGGGGCCTCGACTGGCATCGAGATGGCGCTCGGGCGCTCGCCCGACTACGCGATCAATCACGACGCGGTCGCGCTTTCGCTGCACGCCGCGAACCATCCGTCGACGATCCATCTTAGCCAGAACATCTTCAAGGTCGACCCGATCGACGTTGTCGGACGCCGGCCCGTCGGCTTGCTGTGGGCGAGCCCCGACTGCAAGCACTTCTCCAAGGCCAAGGGCGGCGCGCCCGTTCAGCGCAACATCCGCGACCTCGCATGGGTCGTGGTGAAGTGGGCGGAGCGCGCGAAGCCGCGCGTCATCATCCTCGAGAACGTCGAGGAATTCCGCGGCTGGGGGCCGCTCGTCGAGCACGAAGACGGGCGGCTCTCGCCCTGCCCGGAGCGCAAGGGCGAGACGTTCGACAAGTGGGTGAGGGCGCTGAAAGGGCTCGGCTACCGGGTCGAGCATCGGGAGCTCCGCGCCTGCGACTATGGCGCGCCGACGATACGCAAGCGCCTGTTCGTGATCGCGCGCCGCGACCGGCGGCCGATCGTCTGGCCGGAACCGTCGCATGGGCGTCCGACCGACCCCGACGTCGTCGCCGGGCGCAAGCTGCCCTGGCGCACGGCCGCCGAGATCATCGACTGGTCTCTGCCATGCCCGTCGATCTTCGATACGGCGGCGGAGATCTTCGCCAAGCACGGGTTGCGCGCGGTCCGCCCGCTGAAGCCGGCGACGATGGCGCGGATCGCCAAGGGCGTGTTCCGCTACGTCATCAACGCGCCGAAGCCCTTCATCGTGCCGGTGACGCACCCGCACGACAGCCGCGTCAACGGCGTCGACGAACCGCTGCGGACCCAGACCGCGGCAAACCGGGGCGAGCATGCGCTCGTCGCGCCCGTCATCGCCTATGGCCAGCAAGGCGGCGCTGTGCGCGACCCGCAGGACCCTCTGCACACCGTGACGGCGTCGCGGAAGGACACCGACGCCATCGTCGCGCCGTTCGTCACGAAGTTCCGAGAGGGCAGCACCGGACATCGCGCCGACGAGCCTCTGCACACGATCACAGCGAACAGCTATGTCGATCGGCCGGGCGGAGCATCGCCGCTTGGTGTCGTCGCGCCGGTGCTTGTCGGTTGCGGCGGGCGAGCCGGCCAGAGCCCAGCGCGGTCGGGTGATGCGCCGGTAGGCACGCTGACCGCGAAGGCCGACGGCTGCGTCGTCGCGCCCTTCCTGACGCCCCGCTATGGCGAGCGGCCCGGGCAGGAACCGCGCACACACTCGATCGAGGATCTGTCGGCGACAGTCGTGCCTGACGGCAATGGCGCAACGCTCGTAGCCCCGCACCTGATGACGATGCGGAGCGCGCAGAAGCCGCACAACGCCGCGGACGAGCCCGTCCACACCCTGACTGCTGGCGGCGCGCATGTCTTCGAGGTCGCGGCCTTTCTCGCGCAGCACAACACCGGCGTGGTCGGACACCCCGTCGACAAACCGCTGTCGACCGTCACTGCCGGCGGGCACACCGGCATGACGCAGCAGGCTCTCGTTTCGGCGGGGCTGGTGAACATGAAGGGCAGCGAGCGGCGCGGTGCCGATGTCGAGGCACCTGCGCCGACCGCGTGCGCACAGGGCAACCACGCCGCCGAGGTCCGCGCGTTCCTAGTCGCCTACTACGGCAACGAGAAAGAGGGTCAGTCCTGCGACGATCCCATGCGCACCGTCACGACGAAGGACCGGCTCGGCCTCGTCACCGTCGGCGGAGTGGTCCACCAGATCGTCGACATCGGCATGCGGATGCTGACGCCGCGCGAGCGCTTCAACGCGCAGGGGTTTCCGCCGGGCTATCGGATCGACGCCGACGCGGACGGCAAGCGGCTGACGCTCGAGGCGCAGGGCCGGATGGTCGGCAACAGCGTGTGTCCGCCGCTCGCCCGAGCGCTTGTCGCCGCTAACTGCGCGGACCTCGCCGTGCTGCGCGAGGCCGCAGAATGA
- a CDS encoding helix-turn-helix domain-containing protein, giving the protein MTGRAGLDRMRRQGPRFSMVPPAAAFDARLEALDVRVLLVFGSHIDKQGWCFRSQVKMARELNVGRATLQRAITRLIGAGYLEQRPMPTADGSQGIHEYRVFFDPQDDEAGEDGAETDAPDGGADDEIAAAPPAHQRAGVPASGQGPAHAMERAANNDPFTTKLRERRGREDLEVPEPEGLAAFRRDWPATAVDDPQAVEAVWRALSAEDRRLAVSSIPAVLAARKAAGRTHAVGGATYLARKLWEPALIAASVGGRAASATGAAESEFAQIWTKAFWACALWSATNGVTASVMRHRRQAADNRVGWPMQGEAMRAGVAALAATLRQFPSDGAHAAAWARWLATRGFDVTDKFAGSQFWVFLPEHPPPGGAAHETADDLADAMGK; this is encoded by the coding sequence GTGACGGGCAGGGCAGGGCTTGACCGGATGCGGCGGCAGGGGCCGCGCTTTTCCATGGTGCCGCCGGCGGCCGCGTTCGACGCGCGGCTCGAGGCGCTCGACGTGCGCGTGCTGCTCGTCTTCGGCTCGCATATCGACAAGCAGGGCTGGTGCTTCCGCAGCCAGGTGAAGATGGCGCGAGAGCTCAATGTCGGCCGCGCCACGCTGCAGCGCGCGATCACGCGCCTCATTGGCGCCGGCTATCTCGAGCAGCGGCCGATGCCGACCGCGGACGGCAGCCAGGGCATCCACGAGTATCGGGTGTTCTTCGACCCGCAGGACGACGAGGCCGGCGAGGATGGGGCCGAAACCGACGCGCCGGACGGCGGCGCGGACGACGAAATCGCGGCCGCCCCCCCTGCCCACCAGCGGGCAGGGGTGCCCGCCAGCGGGCAGGGGCCTGCCCACGCTATGGAGCGGGCAGCTAATAACGACCCCTTTACAACGAAGTTGAGAGAGAGGCGCGGGCGAGAGGATTTGGAAGTCCCCGAGCCGGAAGGGCTTGCGGCTTTCCGGCGGGACTGGCCGGCGACGGCGGTCGACGACCCGCAGGCCGTCGAGGCGGTGTGGCGCGCGCTTTCGGCGGAGGATCGTCGCCTTGCGGTCTCGTCGATCCCGGCGGTGCTGGCGGCGCGCAAGGCCGCGGGCCGGACGCACGCGGTCGGCGGCGCGACCTATCTCGCCCGAAAGCTCTGGGAGCCGGCGCTGATCGCGGCGTCCGTCGGCGGGCGGGCCGCGTCGGCGACGGGCGCGGCCGAGAGCGAGTTCGCTCAGATCTGGACGAAGGCCTTCTGGGCCTGCGCGCTGTGGAGCGCGACGAACGGCGTCACGGCCTCGGTCATGCGGCATCGCCGCCAGGCCGCCGACAACCGCGTCGGCTGGCCGATGCAGGGCGAGGCGATGCGGGCGGGCGTCGCGGCGCTGGCGGCGACGCTGCGCCAGTTCCCGAGCGACGGCGCGCACGCCGCGGCCTGGGCCCGGTGGCTGGCGACGCGCGGCTTCGACGTGACTGACAAGTTCGCGGGCTCGCAGTTCTGGGTGTTCCTGCCGGAGCATCCGCCGCCGGGCGGCGCGGCGCACGAGACGGCGGACGATTTGGCGGATGCGATGGGGAAGTGA